From Populus alba chromosome 16, ASM523922v2, whole genome shotgun sequence:
GCAAGCtgtgtattatttttaaattttaaatactttcacatcaaaattatcatggtattatttttttaataaaaaaaatataaacttgctTTTATGATTATGATGAGGTGTTGTCTAAAACACaagtacttgaaaaaaaaaaaggtgcattAATAAGATAGAgagttttaattagaaatatgtttttttaaccttattttaaattgtacaatttttttatatttattctaattgttttttgttttttattaaataaagaacatataacaaaaatgtttaattttttttattaaaaaaagattaataagaAAAGGAGGGATTATAGtagcaaattattttgtttcaatagaattaaaatgattacttttctttaaaaaatatcgacatatcattaaaaaaatttgagtgaCTCCCCATTACACGAGATCAGATCTTTTAATTTGTATCCATCTCTCAGTTTTCTTATTGAatctttaattattgttaacaactcttttaaacatttattagtgtgtataattattgatttatcttATTAAATGCACTTGTTAACAACACTTgtatattcttttttgttttattttatttatttacgacGTTAAAAAGAGAgggttctttttttatatgacaGGGTGACTAGACATGGTCGTTccactttttttataaaaacaagagCCCTAATAAAATAGAGAGCCCTCTAATGCTTAAGTTAGTAAATGTAGAAGGGAAATAATATACAATAAAGAGATGTAGCATGAACAGTGTAGACAAGTGTATGTTTGTTCTTGTATGAACTCATGTTCTTTTGTGATTTCTTAGATAAACTTGTCTATTTATTTAGTgacttaatatatttatacaccTTAATCACATGAGTTTACCTTATGAAAAGTGGAATAATAAaggagaataatttttttccttttaggtaatttgaaaaaataaattgttgattGTCATATGTTATGTTATTGGTGGAAAAGGTTGAAACTCGCAAGTGATTAAAGAAAATTGTTGACTTTCTATGAGGAGACATATTAGCAAGAAATTCGATAGGTAattattgataagaaaaaaagttaccTTCTAAAGAGATAGGTGGGTGAAAGATAATCATTAAAAGGAAAGGGAGGTATTATTTTGACAATTCAAGATAACATTGAcagacctaattttttttttttttttaacttcgtATCATagcataaaaattaacttttaatctAAGGAGCGCGGGTAAATTCGCTAATAAATACTTAAAGATGGTTTGATTTTGACTGTATCATGGGTGGTTCAAATGTAAAATAATCAATCAATATTTACAAAGGTACTACTGAATGCTACCGCATGCAAAGAGAGAGGATTCCATACCACGCTGTCTGAACGCGAAGTGCTAGTGGCTTCGCAAATCTAACTGGAGGTAGCTAATATAATCACAATATCACTTGTCTTCTTTTGACTAGAGAATCACAACACTGGCCTTGATCTGACAGTGAGTTGAATACTACCATCTTTTTATACCTGTTTTCTGTTGGCTTGCGGCAAAACTGTATGTGCAGATTGGCGGTCGccatgcattttgtttttttacatccTTCAAGCAATTATTAGTCCTAAAACGCCCCCGTATTTACATACGTGTTTGTTATTTTATACGTGATATACCATACGTGtagcgaagaagaagaagaagatatacGTAGATGCTTAGCAATTGATACCTCACCCTATGACTTGGCCTCTAATTTGGAAAACTAGGACGTCATCTTCAGTAATTATATTACTAATATTTCTCTCTATTAGTTGAGCAGACTTTGGATTCTTACAGTGTGACTGAAGTTGGAAGGGAGACCAAGCAAGGGTAGACATGGAAGGACCctgttgctgatttgtttatGATGGAAAGTTCTCTTGGCTAATCAACAAACAGGAGTCATAGAAAAATGATTATTGAAATTAGACTAGTCTTTCTTGACTTGTGCTCTCTCTCCATAAATGCAACCAATCTTCTCCCTGATTGTTCAGAAAACCAAGCCTGTCAAAGAAAGTTAGGAACCGCACTCATCAGGCCTCTCTGTTTTGACTCAACTTGTTGGTTTCTCGGaagaagagggagagagaaagatgGGAAGGGCTCCTTGCTGTGACAAGGCCAAAGTGAAGAGAGGGCCCTGGTCGCCTGAAGAAGACGCAAAGCTGAAGGAGTACATGGCGAAACACGGGACAGGAGGGAATTGGATTGCTCTTCCACAAAAGGCTGGTAAGCATAAACAccttttcctcttccttttAGTTAGTGGTTTCTGAGTAGTTGACCtgtaagattattttaatggaaaCGACTCGCACTCCATGAAAAGTGATCTTAAGGTTTCAGTGCTCTTCCTTTTCTGTCATTTCCAGTTATGTTTCGTTTACAATCTCTGGGATTTGTTTTTCAGGTCTTAAAAGATGTGGGAAAAGCTGCAGATTAAGATGGCTAAACTATCTCAGACCCAACATTAAACATGGGGAGTTCTCTGATGATGAAGATAGGATAATCTGCAGCCTATATGCCAACATTGGAAGCAGGTATTCTCTCAGTTTTCTTTTCCAGAAATCTCACTCCAAAATTATGTGTTTCTCTCACATATTTTGTCATCCTTACTGAAATTGATTGTTTGTAGTCTTGTATGACTCCTTTTCCTATCTAAGACATGGAGGGAATAACATCAACGAATTGTACGAGTGTATCTACAATTCTGGCAAAAAAGTGAAACCTCAAGAAACAAGTGCATGCTCCCAGAATATGCCAATTTtggataattatataattatatgaaGTCTATCCATCCATGCTAAGCTTACATTTCTTATTAAGAGTGCTGAGCTACTCTTTAAAGATCAGAATTCACTTTCATTTCTTCTTACATAACTTGTTCACATCAAAATGCAGGTGGTCAATAATAGCAGCTCAGTTGCCAGGCAGGACGGATAACGATATAAAAAACTACTGGAACACCAAGCTCAAGAAGAAACTAATTATGGGTTCGATTAATCCTGATGCTCTGAGAAAACCTCAGCAAGCTGCTCATTTCTCATCTCTCCTTCACGCTACATCATTGCCGTCTTCACCATCCACTCCCCTGTCATCATCACCTTCATTCACATGCAGCAGCAACAGTTATAATTACACCCTGGCTAGGTCTTTCACTGAACCAATTTCGTTTTCATCAAGTCCTTTGAGCAATAACTCTTTCACTACTGCTTCTATGCTACAACCCCAAGAAACCTTTGTGGGATCTATGCAAAATTATCAAGTGAAAGATAATCTCATAATGTTTGGAGGTGAAGCCAGCTGCAGTTCTTCTGACGGAAGTTGGAGCAATCAGATGAGCCATGTCAAAGAGGAGTATGAACATGGTGATGGTGCAAATAACAACACTGGACAGGTGGGCTTGCAAAATTATCTACACAATGGGGTTGAAGACGGCCAAAAGTTGATGTTTTCAAGTGGTGTTGCTGGTCATGGTGTACTTAATGGGTGGACTGGGAAGCCAATTGGGTTATGGGGAGAGAATCCATTAGACTATAGTCTAGAGGAGATAAAACAACTTATTAGCACTAGCAGTTGTAATAActttttgtttgatgaaaacaAGACAGCGGAAAAGGCCATGTACTACTGATGCTGACCGTGAGTGAAAACCACAAGATTTGAAGGTAAGGAAGGAAGGGATTCAAAGATTCAGACTTCAGGCTCATCAGTTTGTGGAgggcttcttttcttctttttttttttttatggaaaacctTTTTGACAGTACGTGCTAAAAAGTTTCCTTTGTGCATTTCTTTTTTGGAAATGATGTTATCTATGTTAGTACAGTTAACGGCAACATTCAGCAATAAATGTTAGGGAAACTATAGAAGCCATGAATATCATCTTTCAAGAATAAAAGTTGAAGATCAGACACTGAAATCGCTTATTTTTGTATATTCCTCTATTTTGTTTAAATATGCAGTCGTTTAAggatttaattttcattgaaGATTTTTGAATCTAGTCAAGCAGGaggtttttaaaaagattttgatgCCAATCCTAATCCCAGTCTTCCTCAACAAGTATGTTAATATATGAACTCAACCTTATTATATCATGCAATGCAGGCATAACGCCAGAATAGACTTCAGAGATGCATGGCTTGTTAATt
This genomic window contains:
- the LOC118044970 gene encoding uncharacterized protein; translation: MGRAPCCDKAKVKRGPWSPEEDAKLKEYMAKHGTGGNWIALPQKAGLKRCGKSCRLRWLNYLRPNIKHGEFSDDEDRIICSLYANIGSRWSIIAAQLPGRTDNDIKNYWNTKLKKKLIMGSINPDALRKPQQAAHFSSLLHATSLPSSPSTPLSSSPSFTCSSNSYNYTLARSFTEPISFSSSPLSNNSFTTASMLQPQETFVGSMQNYQVKDNLIMFGGEASCSSSDGSWSNQMSHVKEEYEHGDGANNNTGQVGLQNYLHNGVEDGQKLMFSSGVAGHGVLNGWTGKPIGLWGENPLDYSLEEIKQLISTSSCNNFLFDENKTAEKAMYY